A single window of Mangifera indica cultivar Alphonso chromosome 18, CATAS_Mindica_2.1, whole genome shotgun sequence DNA harbors:
- the LOC123202169 gene encoding polyadenylate-binding protein RBP45C-like isoform X2 codes for MRGLILATYQNNQGNKCENDPNNTTIFVGGLDPSVSDDILKSVFGQYGELLHVKIPAGKRCGFVQFANRACEEQALSMLNGTQLGGQYIRLSCGGYEAYGYAPPPQDLNMYCGGYPGYGNYQQPGAYQQPQQRGKSESRIAPHPQNPSVFALAPTVATIIPIC; via the exons ATGCGTGGCCTCATTTTag CTACCTATCAGAATAATCAAGGAAACAAGTGCGAGAATGATCCAAATAATACGACA atatttgtTGGTGGCTTGGATCCTAGTGTTTCAGATGACATTTTGAAATCAGTTTTTGGTCAATATGGTGAGTTACTTCATGTGAAAATTCCAGCTGGAAAACGTTGTGGTTTTGTACAGTTTGCTAACAG aGCTTGTGAGGAGCAAGCCTTGTCAATGTTGAATGGAACCCAATTAGGAGGGCAATACATTCGACTTTCATGTGGAG GATATGAGGCATATGGATATGCGCCTCCACCCCAAGACCTGAACATGTATTGTGGGGGTTATCCTGGATATGGAAATTACCAGCAGCCAGGGGCATACCAACAACCACAGCAG AGGGGTAAATCTGAAAGTCGTATTGCTCCACATCCTCAAAATCCTTCAGTCTTTGCTTTAGCTCCAACAGTGGCCACCATAATTCCAATTTGTTGA
- the LOC123202168 gene encoding polyadenylate-binding protein RBP45C-like isoform X2, whose protein sequence is MMQQPSPVPPQMVPPPTADQSGQYQQQWMTYQQPPPQQPPVPPPAGWTPQPVPPPTQQTQYAIAPDTATDGIRSLWIGDLQQWMDENYLIGIFAHTGEVISAKVIRNKQTNFPEGYGFIEFVSHAAAERVLQSYNGAQMPNTEQNFRLNWATYGAGERRPDEGPDYTIFVGDLAADVTDYMLQETFRAVYPSVKGAKVVTDRLTGRTKGYGFVRFGDESEQLRSMTEMNGVLCSTRPMRIGPAATKKPVSGQQYQKATYQNNQGNQGESDPNNTTIFVGGLDPSVSDDILKSVFGQYGELVHVKIPAGKRCGFVQFANRACAEQALSMLNGTQLGGQNIRLSWGRSPSNKQPDQAQWNGGYYGYAQGYEAYGYAPPPQDPNMYYGGYPGYGNYQQPGAYQQPQQ, encoded by the exons ATGATGCAACAACCTTCTCCAGTACCGCCGCAGATGGTGCCGCCGCCGACTGCTGATCAGAGCGGCCAGTACCAGCAGCAGTGGATGACTTATCAGCAGCCGCCACCGCAACAACCGCCGGTTCCGCCTCCTGCTGGATGGACGCCGCAGCCTGTCCCGCCGCCTACTCAGCAGACGCAGTACGCCATCGCGCCTGATACCGCCACCGATGGGATACGGTCGTTGTGGATCGGAGACTTGCAGCAATGGATGGATGAAAATTATCTCATCGGCATCTTCGCTCATACCGGAGAG GTGATTTCAGCAAAGGTTATCCGCAACAAGCAAACAAACTTTCCTGAGGGCTATGGATTTATTGAATTTGTGAGTCATGCTGCCGCAGAGAGGGTTTTGCAGTCTTATAATGGCGCACAAATGCCAAACACAGAGCAAAATTTCAGGCTAAATTGGGCAACTTATGGCGCTGGTGAGAGGCGGCCAGATGAGGGTCCTGATTATACCATTTTTGTTGGGGATTTGGCTGCTGATGTCACTGACTACATGTTACAAGAAACATTTAGAGCTGTCTATCCATCTGTGAAGGGTGCTAAGGTTGTCACCGATAGGTTGACTGGACGTACTAAGGGCTATGGGTTTGTCAGGTTTGGTGATGAAAGTGAACAGCTGCGTTCCATGACTGAAATGAATGGAGTGCTCTGTTCTACTAGGCCCATGCGGATTGGGCCAGCTGCTACCAAGAAACCAGTCAGTGGACAGCAATATCAGAAAG CTACCTATCAGAATAATCAAGGAAACCAGGGCGAGAGTGATCCAAATAATACAACA atatttgtTGGAGGCTTGGATCCTAGTGTTTCAGATGACATTTTGAAATCAGTTTTTGGTCAATATGGGGAGTTAGTTCATGTGAAAATTCCAGCTGGAAAACGTTGTGGTTTTGTACAGTTTGCTAACAG AGCTTGTGCGGAGCAAGCCTTGTCAATGTTGAATGGAACCCAATTAGGAGGACAAAACATTCGACTTTCATGGGGACGTAGTCCTTCTAACAAACAG CCCGATCAAGCTCAATGGAATGGTGGATACTATGGATATGCACAAGGATATGAGGCATATGGATATGCACCTCCACCCCAAGACCCGAACATGTATTATGGGGGTTATCCGGGATATGGAAATTACCAGCAGCCAGGGGCATACCAACAACCACAGCAG TGA
- the LOC123202168 gene encoding polyadenylate-binding protein RBP45C-like isoform X1 translates to MMQQPSPVPPQMVPPPTADQSGQYQQQWMTYQQPPPQQPPVPPPAGWTPQPVPPPTQQTQYAIAPDTATDGIRSLWIGDLQQWMDENYLIGIFAHTGEVISAKVIRNKQTNFPEGYGFIEFVSHAAAERVLQSYNGAQMPNTEQNFRLNWATYGAGERRPDEGPDYTIFVGDLAADVTDYMLQETFRAVYPSVKGAKVVTDRLTGRTKGYGFVRFGDESEQLRSMTEMNGVLCSTRPMRIGPAATKKPVSGQQYQKATYQNNQGNQGESDPNNTTIFVGGLDPSVSDDILKSVFGQYGELVHVKIPAGKRCGFVQFANRACAEQALSMLNGTQLGGQNIRLSWGRSPSNKQDQPDQAQWNGGYYGYAQGYEAYGYAPPPQDPNMYYGGYPGYGNYQQPGAYQQPQQ, encoded by the exons ATGATGCAACAACCTTCTCCAGTACCGCCGCAGATGGTGCCGCCGCCGACTGCTGATCAGAGCGGCCAGTACCAGCAGCAGTGGATGACTTATCAGCAGCCGCCACCGCAACAACCGCCGGTTCCGCCTCCTGCTGGATGGACGCCGCAGCCTGTCCCGCCGCCTACTCAGCAGACGCAGTACGCCATCGCGCCTGATACCGCCACCGATGGGATACGGTCGTTGTGGATCGGAGACTTGCAGCAATGGATGGATGAAAATTATCTCATCGGCATCTTCGCTCATACCGGAGAG GTGATTTCAGCAAAGGTTATCCGCAACAAGCAAACAAACTTTCCTGAGGGCTATGGATTTATTGAATTTGTGAGTCATGCTGCCGCAGAGAGGGTTTTGCAGTCTTATAATGGCGCACAAATGCCAAACACAGAGCAAAATTTCAGGCTAAATTGGGCAACTTATGGCGCTGGTGAGAGGCGGCCAGATGAGGGTCCTGATTATACCATTTTTGTTGGGGATTTGGCTGCTGATGTCACTGACTACATGTTACAAGAAACATTTAGAGCTGTCTATCCATCTGTGAAGGGTGCTAAGGTTGTCACCGATAGGTTGACTGGACGTACTAAGGGCTATGGGTTTGTCAGGTTTGGTGATGAAAGTGAACAGCTGCGTTCCATGACTGAAATGAATGGAGTGCTCTGTTCTACTAGGCCCATGCGGATTGGGCCAGCTGCTACCAAGAAACCAGTCAGTGGACAGCAATATCAGAAAG CTACCTATCAGAATAATCAAGGAAACCAGGGCGAGAGTGATCCAAATAATACAACA atatttgtTGGAGGCTTGGATCCTAGTGTTTCAGATGACATTTTGAAATCAGTTTTTGGTCAATATGGGGAGTTAGTTCATGTGAAAATTCCAGCTGGAAAACGTTGTGGTTTTGTACAGTTTGCTAACAG AGCTTGTGCGGAGCAAGCCTTGTCAATGTTGAATGGAACCCAATTAGGAGGACAAAACATTCGACTTTCATGGGGACGTAGTCCTTCTAACAAACAG GATCAGCCCGATCAAGCTCAATGGAATGGTGGATACTATGGATATGCACAAGGATATGAGGCATATGGATATGCACCTCCACCCCAAGACCCGAACATGTATTATGGGGGTTATCCGGGATATGGAAATTACCAGCAGCCAGGGGCATACCAACAACCACAGCAG TGA